Proteins encoded in a region of the Flavobacterium sp. PMTSA4 genome:
- a CDS encoding GEVED domain-containing protein gives MKRILLFPFDNTSIEPQSLWRNKSNDFKKYFLFLCLLCMSTWSYGQVANYTVTQNAGSTYIPATLTKTNVLTGILDDGVDANRAIGFNFVFNGVSYNTINISSNGFVYFGTASGSPATVYNPISTTNTYAGAIAAYGRDLDLPTAAQNVGWAITGTSPNRIFQLEWIVKRSSGVNSSPDTPPMNLQIWLYETTNVIEIYYRNFNPNNFESFTGEVGLRGDTNADYKNFSLTTPGQWPTSFAAGSSNSSTVLTEDDGNPLIVNASLHKITFTPPCFRPTSVAVGSIGTSTATVTFTPAAPTPSGGYQYEIRTSGAAGSGASGLAQSGTTAGSPINLTGLAGGTTYTVYIRSDCGGTYSSWTTGVSFTTVCNAVNVPYYQPFDGPVIPSSAPYHGTLPSCTSQVNVGLGNNWVTTNAYLSTYSNSNMDDNILMYNGQSPSNGNAANVWFFTQGINLAANTTYRMSYLYGGTDNPSTVQNKMKVAYGTSATDAAMTTTLDDHTNIKGSPFPNIINFTTTSAGVYYFGLKAYSNANNGYLYVDDLAIDPAICLRSTNVTVANITASSALLSWTAPSPAPAGGYSYYYSTSATPPSNGTPALGSVGAGVTSVTLTGLTGSTTYYFWVRTNCNGGDYGEWVALSNPGATFTTLVQPAYCTPSSSSTASYITNVTTTGGYSNISNSSGFSAGGYGNYTTQIVSQVAGSSITCSVTNNDTFLGAGIAIWVDWNNDGTFAAGEQVYNSGAYIFGGPINANITVPGGQAVGSYRMRIVDDYWATSPVACSFSATGPRGEAEDYTFNVLTPPPALTLSSYAGAAVCAGTNSPVITITSPLSNYNTYSWSPNIGVTGSAGTGYTFTNSATTTYTLTATQTVSPFSVRTVTYVYNTNPIPTPITITPASPSVCQSGTTPVALTSSGGVVSGVSIVNENFNTGASGWTVTNTGVPITSWGIQNSGYNPGGASGITSVVSNDATQFYISNSDAGGSGSSTNTILTSPVFSLGGYTNATLSFYHYYKPWINGSGVVEISNDGFLTSTVLQSWGNTPGTTAQGTPTGFVNVSYNLAPYLGMTNLQVRFKYVASWGYVWAIDNFLVTGSTTTAITWSPATNLYTDAAGTVPYVLGNAAATVYALPSADTTYTASASTSSPVCTTTQPVTVTVTPFNTGTASSDQNACSGIVSDLTLTGFSGSVVKWQYCPNASFTPAGSVVDIASSNAATLTTAQIGTLTATRYFRAVISNGSCTGYSNVVTITVTKATWNGATWSNGTGPTATIAAEFQGNYSSTGDLTACSVIVTSGNVVFNTNHTLTVQNAVTVNGGSLTFEDDASLYQVNAVTNGVGVYSGGNTGNITSKRDTAPMFRYDYTYWSTPVNTQTLLAVSPSSPTSLAYEYDSANNAWLYFNPSGNMIPGKGYIFRAPTFFNLPPPAPLPNSPSVHTAAFFGVPNNGSISVPVVGGAMQMNLIGNPYPSALKADDFIDANPSLNGTLFFWTHNSQSTAPYSYNPADYALYNRTGSAGTYSGPVLSGNSSNPTGYIASGQGFFVEGLSNGTATFTNAMRAAGNNTNFYRTTNNTSQSSTVSDLEKHRYWLNIADSQNGFKQILVGYIETATNGMDRLFDGKLVDAGNSITMYTTVEDTKLSIQGRMLPFDVTETLPLGYKSTIASSYTISLSAFDGLFTSQTIYLEDTLLGVIHDLKESPYTFTTEIGTFDTRFVLRYTSSALGVNNPVFNDDTVIVYKNDTGLHIATGIINLKSVSVFDIRGRLLASQSPIHSTNASFTNLPETQQVLLVKVVSENGEIVTKKVVY, from the coding sequence ATGAAAAGAATTCTACTATTCCCTTTTGATAACACATCAATAGAGCCTCAATCTTTATGGAGGAATAAGAGCAACGATTTCAAAAAATACTTTCTGTTTTTGTGTCTTTTGTGTATGAGTACCTGGTCTTATGGACAGGTGGCTAATTATACTGTTACACAAAATGCTGGTAGCACTTATATTCCTGCTACTTTGACAAAAACTAATGTATTGACTGGTATACTTGATGATGGTGTTGATGCCAATCGAGCAATAGGATTTAATTTTGTTTTTAATGGTGTATCATATAATACGATTAATATTTCGTCTAATGGGTTTGTTTATTTTGGAACTGCCAGTGGTAGCCCTGCTACAGTTTACAATCCGATATCAACAACCAATACCTATGCAGGAGCAATTGCTGCTTATGGTAGGGATTTGGATTTACCAACAGCTGCTCAAAATGTTGGTTGGGCAATAACTGGAACAAGTCCAAATAGAATTTTTCAATTAGAATGGATAGTTAAAAGGTCTAGTGGAGTAAATAGTTCTCCTGATACACCTCCTATGAATTTACAGATTTGGTTGTATGAAACTACTAATGTAATTGAAATCTATTATAGAAATTTTAATCCAAATAATTTTGAATCTTTTACTGGAGAAGTTGGTTTGCGTGGTGATACCAATGCGGATTATAAGAATTTTAGTTTAACTACACCAGGTCAATGGCCAACGTCTTTTGCAGCAGGAAGTTCTAATTCCAGTACAGTATTAACAGAAGACGATGGTAATCCACTAATAGTTAATGCCAGTTTACACAAAATTACTTTTACGCCACCTTGTTTCAGACCAACTTCGGTTGCTGTGGGAAGTATAGGTACTAGTACAGCTACTGTTACTTTTACACCAGCAGCACCTACACCATCTGGAGGCTATCAATATGAAATTAGGACTTCGGGTGCTGCAGGTAGTGGTGCTTCAGGTTTAGCACAATCAGGAACTACGGCGGGTTCGCCTATCAATTTAACAGGTTTAGCTGGAGGTACTACTTATACGGTTTACATTCGTTCCGATTGTGGAGGTACTTATAGTTCCTGGACGACAGGTGTCAGCTTTACAACTGTTTGTAATGCTGTGAACGTACCCTATTATCAGCCTTTTGATGGTCCTGTAATTCCAAGTAGTGCTCCTTATCATGGTACTTTACCATCATGTACGAGTCAGGTCAATGTTGGATTGGGAAATAATTGGGTTACTACCAATGCTTATTTGTCTACTTATTCAAATTCGAATATGGACGACAACATACTAATGTATAACGGACAAAGTCCATCTAATGGTAACGCCGCTAATGTTTGGTTTTTTACACAAGGAATCAACTTAGCCGCCAATACTACCTATAGAATGTCCTATTTATATGGAGGAACGGATAATCCATCTACGGTACAAAATAAAATGAAAGTGGCCTATGGTACCAGTGCTACCGATGCGGCTATGACTACTACTTTGGATGATCATACTAATATTAAAGGTTCTCCTTTTCCAAACATTATTAATTTTACTACTACTTCAGCTGGGGTGTATTATTTTGGATTGAAAGCCTATTCGAATGCTAATAATGGGTATTTGTATGTAGACGATTTGGCTATTGATCCGGCAATTTGTTTACGAAGTACCAATGTAACCGTTGCCAATATAACGGCCAGTTCAGCGTTATTAAGTTGGACAGCACCATCACCAGCACCTGCGGGTGGGTATTCGTATTACTATTCAACCAGTGCTACACCACCTAGCAATGGAACGCCAGCATTGGGTTCTGTAGGTGCGGGTGTAACCAGTGTAACGCTAACAGGATTGACAGGTTCAACTACTTATTATTTTTGGGTACGAACCAATTGTAATGGTGGCGATTATGGAGAATGGGTGGCTTTAAGTAATCCTGGTGCAACGTTTACTACCTTAGTACAACCAGCTTATTGTACACCTTCAAGTTCTTCTACTGCTTCATACATTACTAATGTAACCACTACTGGTGGATATTCTAATATTTCTAATAGTTCTGGTTTTTCAGCAGGTGGCTATGGAAACTATACTACTCAAATTGTTTCGCAAGTTGCTGGAAGTTCAATTACATGTAGCGTAACCAATAACGATACATTTTTAGGTGCGGGTATTGCAATTTGGGTGGATTGGAATAATGATGGAACCTTTGCAGCTGGAGAGCAAGTGTATAATTCAGGTGCCTATATTTTTGGAGGTCCAATTAATGCCAACATTACCGTTCCTGGTGGTCAAGCAGTAGGAAGTTACAGAATGCGTATCGTAGATGATTATTGGGCAACAAGTCCTGTAGCTTGTAGTTTCAGTGCTACTGGTCCAAGAGGTGAAGCTGAAGATTATACCTTTAATGTATTGACGCCACCACCAGCTTTAACGCTGAGTTCTTATGCAGGTGCAGCAGTTTGTGCGGGTACCAACTCACCAGTGATTACAATTACTTCTCCATTGTCCAATTACAATACCTATTCATGGTCGCCTAATATTGGGGTTACAGGTAGTGCTGGAACGGGTTACACATTTACCAATTCAGCAACAACAACCTATACTTTAACAGCTACTCAAACGGTATCACCATTTAGTGTTAGAACGGTTACTTATGTATACAACACCAATCCAATTCCAACACCAATTACGATAACGCCAGCTTCTCCTAGTGTATGTCAATCGGGTACTACACCTGTAGCACTAACTTCTAGTGGAGGTGTTGTTTCTGGAGTTTCCATAGTGAATGAAAACTTTAACACGGGTGCTTCAGGATGGACGGTAACAAATACTGGTGTTCCAATTACATCATGGGGTATTCAAAACTCAGGATATAACCCTGGCGGTGCCTCGGGTATTACCTCAGTAGTAAGTAACGATGCTACACAATTCTACATTTCCAATTCAGATGCAGGAGGTAGTGGTTCTTCTACCAATACTATATTAACTTCGCCTGTATTCAGTTTGGGAGGATATACTAATGCTACACTTAGTTTTTACCATTACTATAAACCATGGATAAACGGTAGTGGTGTGGTTGAGATATCAAATGACGGATTCTTAACTTCTACTGTTTTACAAAGTTGGGGAAATACACCTGGAACCACAGCGCAGGGAACTCCGACAGGTTTTGTAAACGTATCTTATAATTTAGCGCCTTACTTGGGTATGACTAACTTACAAGTGCGTTTCAAATACGTTGCTTCTTGGGGTTATGTATGGGCGATTGATAATTTCTTGGTGACCGGAAGTACTACAACGGCTATTACTTGGTCGCCAGCTACTAATTTATATACCGATGCTGCAGGAACTGTACCTTATGTTTTAGGTAATGCAGCAGCTACGGTCTATGCATTGCCTTCAGCAGATACCACTTATACGGCTAGTGCAAGTACTTCTTCGCCGGTATGTACTACTACGCAACCAGTAACCGTAACAGTTACACCATTCAATACAGGTACCGCTTCTTCAGACCAAAATGCTTGTAGTGGTATTGTATCCGATTTGACCTTGACAGGATTTTCAGGTTCTGTAGTTAAATGGCAGTATTGCCCTAACGCAAGTTTTACACCTGCAGGCAGTGTGGTTGATATTGCATCAAGTAATGCAGCAACCTTAACCACAGCACAAATAGGTACCTTAACCGCTACCCGTTATTTTAGAGCGGTAATTTCAAATGGAAGTTGTACAGGATATTCAAATGTAGTTACTATTACCGTAACTAAAGCTACCTGGAATGGTGCCACTTGGTCTAACGGTACAGGTCCTACTGCAACTATTGCTGCAGAATTTCAAGGAAACTATTCTTCAACAGGCGATTTAACAGCTTGTAGTGTTATAGTAACCAGCGGAAACGTTGTATTTAATACCAATCATACGCTTACTGTGCAAAATGCAGTTACGGTAAATGGTGGTTCGTTAACTTTTGAAGATGATGCCAGTTTGTATCAGGTTAATGCAGTAACCAATGGAGTTGGAGTTTACTCGGGTGGAAACACAGGAAACATTACCTCAAAAAGAGATACAGCACCAATGTTCCGATACGATTACACCTATTGGTCTACTCCAGTAAATACACAAACCTTGTTGGCGGTATCGCCAAGCTCGCCAACTTCATTAGCCTATGAATATGATTCAGCCAATAATGCATGGCTTTATTTTAATCCTTCAGGAAATATGATACCAGGAAAAGGATATATTTTCAGAGCACCAACTTTCTTTAATTTGCCTCCGCCAGCACCATTGCCAAATTCTCCATCAGTGCACACAGCAGCATTTTTTGGAGTACCTAATAATGGTTCCATTTCTGTACCTGTAGTAGGTGGAGCTATGCAAATGAATTTAATAGGTAATCCTTATCCAAGTGCTTTAAAGGCAGATGATTTTATAGATGCGAATCCTAGCTTGAACGGTACCTTGTTTTTTTGGACACATAATTCGCAATCTACAGCACCATATTCCTATAATCCGGCTGATTACGCCTTGTATAATAGAACAGGTTCAGCAGGAACATACTCAGGTCCGGTTTTATCAGGGAATAGTAGTAACCCAACAGGCTATATCGCTTCAGGACAAGGATTCTTTGTAGAAGGATTAAGCAATGGAACGGCAACGTTTACCAACGCGATGCGTGCGGCAGGTAATAATACTAATTTTTACAGAACAACAAATAACACTTCTCAGTCAAGTACGGTTTCTGATCTGGAGAAACACCGTTATTGGTTAAATATTGCCGATAGTCAAAATGGCTTTAAACAAATTTTAGTAGGATATATTGAAACTGCAACCAATGGTATGGATCGTTTATTCGATGGAAAATTAGTTGATGCAGGTAATAGTATAACAATGTATACTACTGTAGAAGATACTAAATTGAGTATACAAGGAAGAATGCTGCCTTTTGATGTTACAGAAACATTACCTCTTGGATATAAATCAACTATAGCTTCTTCGTATACCATTTCGTTATCCGCATTTGATGGCTTGTTTACTTCGCAAACCATATATTTAGAGGATACCCTATTAGGGGTTATTCACGACTTAAAAGAGTCACCATATACGTTTACTACTGAGATAGGGACGTTTGATACCCGCTTTGTTCTGAGATATACCAGCAGTGCATTGGGTGTAAACAACCCAGTATTTAATGATGATACTGTGATTGTGTATAAAAATGATACAGGATTGCACATTGCAACCGGAATTATAAATTTAAAATCCGTGAGCGTATTTGACATACGCGGACGTTTATTGGCCTCCCAAAGCCCAATACATTCTACTAATGCATCATTCACTAATTTGCCTGAAACACAACAAGTGTTACTGGTCAAAGTGGTCTCTGAAAATGGTGAAATCGTTACCAAAAAAGTAGTATATTAA
- a CDS encoding HU family DNA-binding protein, which yields MAIKFQVLPRKNPQDFNAPEKFYAAALGDGETDLDTLAEMIAYQCTVTKPDCYAVLMALEHNIVSELRQGRIVKLGSIGNFQVGISSLGMEFPQEVSANVITSNRIIFRPGKQLRELLKSITYRKAG from the coding sequence ATGGCTATTAAATTTCAGGTTCTTCCCCGAAAGAACCCTCAGGACTTCAATGCACCTGAAAAATTTTATGCCGCCGCACTGGGCGATGGCGAAACCGATTTGGATACACTGGCAGAAATGATTGCCTATCAGTGTACCGTAACCAAGCCCGACTGCTATGCAGTACTAATGGCGTTAGAACACAACATCGTGAGCGAGCTGCGCCAAGGCCGAATTGTCAAACTGGGAAGTATTGGTAACTTTCAAGTAGGGATTAGTTCTCTAGGGATGGAATTTCCACAAGAAGTTTCAGCGAATGTAATTACCAGCAACCGTATTATTTTCCGTCCAGGAAAACAACTGCGTGAGTTGTTGAAAAGCATTACTTATCGTAAAGCCGGCTAG